The following nucleotide sequence is from Nocardioides eburneiflavus.
CGACGAGCCGCCCGGTGACCGTTCCGGCCCGCAGGCGGTCGATGCCGAGGGGCACCTGGTCGAAGGCGAGGTGCTCCACCGTCGGCACGATCTCACCGGCGGCGAGGTAGTCGTAGACCCGGACGATGTCGTTGCGAGTGCCACCCGAGGAGCCGTGGATGTGCGCCTTCCGGTGGATCACGTCGGCGGTGTTGAGGGTGGTCGACACGGCACCGAGCCCGACCATCACGATGGTGCCGCCGGTGCGGATGGCACCGACGGCGGCCGCCGTCGTGGTGCCGAAGCCCGCGAAGTCGACGACGACGTCGAGGTCCATGCCCACCAGCCCGTCGGCCGAGTCGACCACCGACGCCAGGCCGAGCCGCTCACCGAGGGCGAGCGCGTCCGGGCTGATGTCGGCGCCGTGCACCTCGGCCCCGCGCAGGACCGCGATCCGGGCGCCGACCTGGCCCAGGCCGCCGAGCCCGATGATCCCGACGCGGTGGCCGGGCCCCACGCCCGCCACCTCCACGACGGCATGGTGGGAGGTCATGCCGGCGTCGGTCCCCAGCGCGGCGAGGTCGAAGGAGAGATGCTCGGGAAGTGGGACGAGGTCCTCGGACGGCGCGAGGGTGAAGGCGGCGTACCCTCCGTCCCGGCCGTAGCCGGGGACCGTGCGCCCCATGGGAAAGACGCCCACCCGGTCCCCGGTGCGTACGTCGCGGGCGTCGGGGCCGACAGCGACCACCTCGCCCGCGATCTCGTGGCCGAGCGTGAGCGGGTTGCGCGTGATGTTCTCGACCCAGCTCGGCTCATCGAGCTCGCCGACGTCGGAGTGGCACATGCCGGCGGCCCTGACCCGCACCAGCACCTCATCACGCTGGGGCGTGGGCACGGGCACCTCGTTGCGGACGAGCGGGCGCCCCGTTCCGGTCCACTGCCACGCGGACATCCGCGCGGGGATCGTCGTCCGACTCATGCTGACCTCCACCAAAGAATTGAACTCAGTTCATGAACGTAGGACCCCGTGCCCGGACCGTCAAGGCGATGTCGTCGAGCCATCGCCGACACCGGGGGGTCGTGATGAACTGATTTCAAACCGGTGATTGACGTCACAGGGCAGGAGTCCTACGCTAACTGAACTGAGATCACTTCAATCTAAGGAGCACGGCATGACCATCAAGAGTCTGCGACTCGGGGCGCTGGTCACCGGTCTCGCATTGACCCTCGCCGCCTGCGGGGGAAGCAGCGGCGGCACCCCGAGCGGAGCAGTCGACGGCGGCTGGGACGACGTCGTCGCAGCAGCCGAGAAGGAGGGCAGCGTGATGCTGTACTCCAGCCACAACCCGGTCAACCTCGAGTCCCTCAAGAAGGCCTTCGAGGCCGAGTACCCCGACATCACCATGGAGTACGTGCGTGGCACCGACGCGGAGCTGAACCCCAAGGTGGAGGTGGAGAACCAGACCGGGCGCGGCACCGCCGACGTCCACATGGTCACGGACACCAACTGGATCAACAGCGCCGCCGAGAGCGGCACGTACTCGGCCGAGCTCCTCGGCCCCGAGGTCACCGAGTCCGGAAACTACGACGACGACACGAGCCTGATCGCCGACCGGTTCGTGCTCACCAGCGTCGCCGTCTTCGCCCTCGGCTGGAACACCGACATCCTGCCCGAGGGGCTGGGCGACGTGACGGACGTGATCAAGCCCGAGCTCAAGGGCAAGATCGGGATCGTCAACCCGACCGGCATCGCGGTCTACAACGACCTCTACCGGTTCCTCGAGAACACCTACGGCGAGGAGTTCATCGAGGACCTGGCCTCGCTCGAGCCACGCATCTACCCGAGCTCACTCGGTATCGCCCAGGCCCTGACATCGGGGGAGATCGCGGCGGCCCCGATCGTCAACACCCTCGGCACCGAGAAGGCCTCCGGCGCACCGGTCGACTGGAAGCTCGCGCCCGAGCCGTGGGGCGCTGCCTGGTACACCCACGTCCTGTCCTCCGCAGCGCACCCGAACGCGGGACAGGTCCTGGCGGACTTCATGGCCTCCGAGGAGGGACAGACCGCCCTCAGCGCCGGTTACGCGGCTACCCTGCCCGGCATCGAGGGCGCCGTGGCCCAGGCCTCCGACGTGACGCTGGCGGACCCGTCCGACCTGACGGCGGACGACCTCAAGGCGCGTGAGAGCGACTGGGAGTCGCTGTTCCTCAACTAGGGAGCGACGCTCCGGGCACCGTGACCACCAGGTGCCCGGGGCGTTCCGCCGTGTCGGACCCCCGCCGCCCCGGACCCGCCCCGGGCGCCGACCATCGACCACTCCGAGCCCCCGAAGGACCCCCACCATGTCTCGCATCCGGGTGACCAACCTGACGAAGCGCTTCGGCTCGTCCACGATCGTGGACGACCTCGAGCTGACCATCGAGGAGGGTGAGTTCGTCGTCCTGCTCGGACCGAGCGGCTGCGGCAAGACCACCACCCTGAGGTGCCTCGCCGGCCTGGAGACGCCTGAGGGCGGCACCATCAGCTTCGCCGACAAGGTGGTCCACGACGCCGAGCGCCGGGTCAGTGTCCCGACCCACAAGCGCAACATCGGCATGATCTTCCAGTCCTACGCGCTGTGGCCGCACATGACGGTGCGCGACAACATCGCCTATCCGCTCAAGGTCCGACGCCAGAAGGACGCCCTGCGCACGGGCGCGGTGGAGAAGGCGGCCGGGATGGTCGACTGCGAGCAGCTCCTCGACCGGTACCCCTCCCAGCTCAGCGGCGGCCAGCAGCAGCGCGTGGCAGTGGCCCGCGGCCTGGTCTCCGAGCCCGACCTGGTGCTCTTCGACGAGCCCCTCAGCAACCTCGACGCCCGCCTGCGCGACCAGGTGCGCACCCAGATCCACCAGCTGCACCAGCGCCTCGGCTTCAGCGCGGTCTTCGTCACCCACGACCAGTCCGAGGCCTTTGCACTGGGCGACCGGCTCGCCATCATGAAGTCCGGCCGGCTCGAGCAGGTCGACACTCCGCAGCAGGTCTTCGACGAGCCGTCGTCGGACTACGTCGCCCAGTTCATCGGCATGGCCAACCGCCTCGACCTGACCCGCCACCAGGACGGGTGGAAGGCCAGCAACGGCGATGTCGTTCACCTCGGGGACCGCACGCCCGAGCGCGGTTCCACCGACACGGTCGTCGCCCGGCTGAGGCGGGACGACCTCCGGCTGCACCGCCCGGACGACCGCGTCGCCCCCGGTACGACGGTGCTGCACGGCACGCTGGTCACCACCGAGTTCGGCGGGCGGCACCACGACGTGCTGGTCGACGTGGACGGGCAGAAGCTCACGCTCCAGGCCGACACCCGCGAGCACGGCGGTTGGCTGCCGAAGGCCGAGGGCGGTCATCCCGTCGTGGTGAGCTTCCGGTCCTCCGACGTGCGGGTCTTCGACGCCGAGGGTCGGGCCGTCCGGGGCGCCTCGGTCGTCACCCCCATCCGCGCGACCGGCTCGGCGACGTCATGACCTCCCTGGTCCAGCGCCCCCTCGCGCTCGTCATCGCTGTCGGCTGGAAGGCGCGCCTCGGGTACGCCGTCCTGGTCGCCGCACTCATCTACATGGTCGTGCTCCCGCTCTACCGCCTCCAGTCGCTCGCGTTCGGCGACGGCGCCCGCGGCTACCGGGCCCAGTACGGTCGCGCCGACATCGGCGAGGTGATCTGGACGACGGTGCAGCTGGCCCTCGCGTCCGTCGTCATCGCCCTGGTCCTCGGCACCCTTCTCGCGTTTGCGACCAGCCGCCTCCCGCAACGATTCTCCTTCCTGCGGATGGTGCCGGTCCTGCCGATCGTCATGCCGGCTGTCGCCAACATCGTGGGGTGGGCGTTCCTGCTCTCCCCCGGCCCCGGCTACCTGAACGCCGCGATGCGCCAGCTGCCGTGGTGGGACCACCTCGACTCCGGACCCGTCGACGTCTACAGCGCCACCTGGATCATCATCCTGACCGGCTTCGGACTGACGTCGTTCGTCTACCTGTTCGTCAGCGCCGGCATGGCCGCGATCAGCGCCGAGCACCTCGAGGCCGCACAGACCAGCGGGTCCTCCACCATCGGTGTCTTCTTCCGCGTGGTGCTCCCGCTGCTGCGGCCGTCCCTCATCTACGGCGCCGGCGTCGCGCTGCTGCTCGGCCTCGGGCAGTTCACCGGACCGCTGCTCCTGGGCGCCAACACCGGCGTCAAGGTGCTGACCACCGAGATGTACCGGCGCGTGTCGGAGTCACCCGCCGACTTCGCCGCAGCGGCGGCCGCCGGTTCCCCCCTCGTCGTCCTCGGCCTGCTCGTGGTCCTGGCGCAGAAGCTACTGCTGGGCGACCAGACCCGCTTCGTCACCCACGGCGGCAAGGCCTTCAAGTCCACCCC
It contains:
- a CDS encoding ABC transporter permease, translating into MTSLVQRPLALVIAVGWKARLGYAVLVAALIYMVVLPLYRLQSLAFGDGARGYRAQYGRADIGEVIWTTVQLALASVVIALVLGTLLAFATSRLPQRFSFLRMVPVLPIVMPAVANIVGWAFLLSPGPGYLNAAMRQLPWWDHLDSGPVDVYSATWIIILTGFGLTSFVYLFVSAGMAAISAEHLEAAQTSGSSTIGVFFRVVLPLLRPSLIYGAGVALLLGLGQFTGPLLLGANTGVKVLTTEMYRRVSESPADFAAAAAAGSPLVVLGLLVVLAQKLLLGDQTRFVTHGGKAFKSTPTRSWWAVTFVVAYGVVALLLPLVGLVLVSLMPYWSASLSLDLFSLDNFRTLFATPDIIDAVVTSIVAASVAVVFCVPIGFAIANLLVRGRRYRVLRIVADLVSALPLGIPAVIFGVGFLLTYTQPPIILYGTRTVIILVYIVLMIPFATRLQMTAMLALGETYIEASATSGANPLTTNVRIVFPLMRPAILSAVALMFILLTHEFAASLLVRSPTTQVMGTRLFDLWSNGSYPLVAAMALLMTVVTGVGVAVAMVVGGRNVLDNL
- a CDS encoding ABC transporter substrate-binding protein, whose product is MTIKSLRLGALVTGLALTLAACGGSSGGTPSGAVDGGWDDVVAAAEKEGSVMLYSSHNPVNLESLKKAFEAEYPDITMEYVRGTDAELNPKVEVENQTGRGTADVHMVTDTNWINSAAESGTYSAELLGPEVTESGNYDDDTSLIADRFVLTSVAVFALGWNTDILPEGLGDVTDVIKPELKGKIGIVNPTGIAVYNDLYRFLENTYGEEFIEDLASLEPRIYPSSLGIAQALTSGEIAAAPIVNTLGTEKASGAPVDWKLAPEPWGAAWYTHVLSSAAHPNAGQVLADFMASEEGQTALSAGYAATLPGIEGAVAQASDVTLADPSDLTADDLKARESDWESLFLN
- a CDS encoding ABC transporter ATP-binding protein, which gives rise to MSRIRVTNLTKRFGSSTIVDDLELTIEEGEFVVLLGPSGCGKTTTLRCLAGLETPEGGTISFADKVVHDAERRVSVPTHKRNIGMIFQSYALWPHMTVRDNIAYPLKVRRQKDALRTGAVEKAAGMVDCEQLLDRYPSQLSGGQQQRVAVARGLVSEPDLVLFDEPLSNLDARLRDQVRTQIHQLHQRLGFSAVFVTHDQSEAFALGDRLAIMKSGRLEQVDTPQQVFDEPSSDYVAQFIGMANRLDLTRHQDGWKASNGDVVHLGDRTPERGSTDTVVARLRRDDLRLHRPDDRVAPGTTVLHGTLVTTEFGGRHHDVLVDVDGQKLTLQADTREHGGWLPKAEGGHPVVVSFRSSDVRVFDAEGRAVRGASVVTPIRATGSATS
- a CDS encoding zinc-binding dehydrogenase, which codes for MSRTTIPARMSAWQWTGTGRPLVRNEVPVPTPQRDEVLVRVRAAGMCHSDVGELDEPSWVENITRNPLTLGHEIAGEVVAVGPDARDVRTGDRVGVFPMGRTVPGYGRDGGYAAFTLAPSEDLVPLPEHLSFDLAALGTDAGMTSHHAVVEVAGVGPGHRVGIIGLGGLGQVGARIAVLRGAEVHGADISPDALALGERLGLASVVDSADGLVGMDLDVVVDFAGFGTTTAAAVGAIRTGGTIVMVGLGAVSTTLNTADVIHRKAHIHGSSGGTRNDIVRVYDYLAAGEIVPTVEHLAFDQVPLGIDRLRAGTVTGRLVVLMDDETAAAARTQED